From the genome of Acidimicrobiia bacterium, one region includes:
- a CDS encoding HD domain-containing protein: MSVVDELAALMADKGQRNYGENVTIAEHVLLTAGAAQAQGASDTLIAACLLHDVGHWLDEPDDDFGIHAHGDTGGAWVAERFEPAVAEPVRLHVEAKRYLCAVDPEYHDRLSSASQYTLTQQNGPMGIDEVAAFEANKYFQDAVALRVFEDDHGKKTGTPVPLLKDFAALLLQLANDDC, encoded by the coding sequence GTGAGCGTGGTTGACGAGTTGGCCGCCTTGATGGCCGACAAAGGCCAACGCAACTACGGCGAAAACGTCACCATTGCCGAACACGTCTTGTTAACCGCCGGAGCCGCCCAAGCCCAAGGGGCCAGCGACACGCTGATTGCCGCATGTTTACTCCACGACGTGGGCCACTGGCTCGACGAACCCGACGACGACTTTGGCATTCACGCCCACGGCGACACCGGGGGAGCATGGGTAGCCGAGCGCTTCGAGCCCGCAGTAGCCGAACCCGTGCGCCTGCACGTGGAGGCCAAACGCTATTTGTGCGCTGTTGACCCGGAATACCACGACCGCCTCTCTTCGGCCTCGCAATACACCCTGACCCAACAAAACGGGCCTATGGGCATCGACGAAGTAGCGGCCTTCGAAGCCAATAAGTATTTCCAAGACGCCGTGGCCCTACGGGTGTTCGAAGACGACCACGGAAAAAAAACTGGAACCCCGGTGCCGCTCCTCAAAGATTTTGCTGCGCTGTTGCTTCAACTGGCCAACGACGACTGCTAA